Genomic segment of Mucilaginibacter sabulilitoris:
GCATGCTGGTTTGCGGAACTTCGGGGGGAGGTAAAAGTATGACGGTTAATCACATTCTACGAACCTTATATGATCAGGGCGCGCATTGCGTAACGGTAGACATCGGCGGGAGTTATAAAGGCCTCTGCGAGTTGGTGGGGGGTTATTACTTTACGTATGATGAACATACGCCTATACGTTTTAATCCCTTTTATCTGCCGGACGGGCAAGGTTTGGATACGGAAAAAAAAGAAAGCCTTAAGGCCCTACTGGTGACGCTTTGGAAGCAGGAAAATGAAAGTTTTATGCGCAGTGAATACGTGGCTTTATCGAACGCTTTACAGGGTTATTATCAGCACCTTGAAAAACACAACTCCATATTTCCCTGCTTTGATAGCTTTTACAATTATCTGCAGGACTATTATGTAGATATATTGAAGGGGCAGCGCGTGAAAGATAAGGATTTTGATATCGACAATTTTCTGTACGTCCTGCGACCATACTATCAGGGAGGTGAATTCGATTACCTGCTTAATGCAAAAGACAACTTGAACTTGCTGGAGCAGCGTTTTGTCGTCATAGAACTGGATTCCATTAAAGACCATCCGATTTTATTTCCGGTGGTCACCCTAATCGTTATGGAATTATTTCTTTCCAAGATGCGAAAGCTAAAAGGGGTCAGGAAAGTACTGACTATAGACGAGGCTTGGAAGGCGATAGCAAATTCCGGCATGGCTGGATTCATACAGTATGCCTTTAAAACGATGCGGAAATTCAATGGCGTGCCGAATGTTGTAACGCAGGAGTTGGATGACCTAGTTAGCTCACCCATTATTAAAGACGCAATCATCAACAACGCGAGCATTCAGATTCTGATGGATATGCGCACATTCATGAACAAGTTTGACAAGCTGCAGGATACATTGGGAATGTCCGACAAAGGCAAGGCGCAGGTTCTATCCGTGAATAAAGACAACCGTGAAATCTATATCAGCCTTGGTGGCCAGGTAATGAAAGTTTATAAAAACGAGCTTTCACCGGAAGAATACTATGCCTATACGACGGAAGGTAAGGAACGTGTCATGGTACAGGATTATGCAGCCAAATATGGCAGTGTAGAAAAAGGAATCGCCGTACTCGTGCGTGAAAAGCAAATGATCACTAAATAATTAAACACATATATATGAAACCATCAGCATTATTAATCATCAGCGGTATTGCATTACTAATAACAGGGTGCACAAACCTTGCAGACAAAGCCGTTTCAGGCGTCTATGTTACTACCTCAAAAAATGAATATACAATTCTCAGTGATACGCTCATTATTGAGGCGTATAACCTGACGGCAGGGACTTATCATATAGAAAAAAGGTCAGGCTACAATTTGATCAGAGGAGGTAAAGTCCTACCCAGGCAATTTAGCCAGAAAAGGTGGACTGCCACATTTGACAAAGAAAAGCAGGTTCTTTCTGAATCAGCGCTAGGCAAGCAAATCTATGTAAATACATCTGCTGGCACTGTTTCATCGGGGGCTACCTACGAAAAAATAAAATAATGTTAAATGATATCATGTAAATGATCTGCTGAACGGCGGATCCGGAGGAGCTATGAAAAATTTTAAACTGATGTTAATATTGAGTTTGGCAGTCTTCCTTAAACCAGTCAAGGTGAATGCGCAATTTGTCGCTGCGGAAGTTATCAAGCTAACAGTCAAAAAAGTCATAAAAGCAATTGACCTAAAGGTGCAGCGCATCCAAAACCAGACCATTTGGCTACAGAACGCACAAAAAGTGCTGGAAAACGAGTTATCTAAATTCAGGCTTACTGAAATTTCAGGATGGACAAGTGAGCAACAAATGTTATTTGGCACTTATTACGATGAATTGTGGAAGGTAAAATCAACTATTACTTACTACCAGCGAATCAAGCAACTTACGCTGGAGCAAATGGCGGTGATTAAAGAATATCAGCAAGCCTGGGCGTTACTCAAGCAGGATAGGCATTTTAATTCTGGTGAAATCAGTCACATGGCGTCCGTCTACAATGGAATACTTGTAGCGAGTGCTAAAAACCTGGACGAGGTCTTAAATGTGCTTAGCGCCAATACTACCCAAATGACGGATGAGCAAAGGCTTGAAGAAATTAACCGGGCAGGTGACCGGCTTGAAGAGAATTACAATGATATGCGCCGTTTCAACACAGAAAATGAAATTTTAAGTCTTCGTCGCAGTAAGGATTTGGCCGACACTAAAACAACCAAGCGCCTGTATGGAATCAATTAGCAATAAAATGATTTTCCCAGCAGGGTCCCGGAATCCATCACACAAAATGTTTGCATTAGGATTTGTGATCATCATTGGCTGCTTCTTTGGTTCGCCATGCCAGGCACAAACCTTTTCCGAATGGTTCCGCCAGGGCAGTACGCAAAAAAAATACCTTCTTCAGCAAATAGCGGCATTGGAAGTTTACAGGACCTATGTTAAGGAGGGTTACCAGATCGCCCACAGCAGACTTAGTTCAATCTCGGGCTACTTGAATACCGAAAACACCTTGCATGGCAACTATTATCATCGGTTAGATTTTGCCAGCGGTGCGGTTAAGAAAAATTACCAAGTCAGGGAAATTCTTGACTGGCAAAAAGACATTTTAAAAATATTAAAAGGCATAAACCAGATCGCGGGATTGACTTCCGCAGAAAAGGGCTATTTATTAAAAGTCAGAAAAGAAATATTAAAGGATTGCGATTACCAGATAGACATGCTTGATACAACGATATCGGACGGACAAGCAAAAATGAGTGATGCAGAAAGGATCATCCTGATCGCTAATATCCATCATGAAATGCTGGAAAATTACCGGTTTACCGCAGGATTTATCGCCCAGGCTAAAGTTTTCGGACAACAACGCCTTAAGGAATCTCAGGACTTGCGGACAAGCCAACAACTATACGGATTAAACTAATTTATTATGGAAGCAACACATTATAAAATATTAATAGGAGTACTGATGTGTGTATCGGTATTTCAACCCATCCCATCCCGGGCGCAATCGCAGGAACTACAGCAACTTTTGCTTGATATAGAGAAGCTAACGCAAATGAAAAGTATTCTGGCAGATATGAAAACCGGTTATCAAATTTATCAACAAGGTTATGGTACGATATCGTCCTTATCAAAAGCGAATTTCGAATTGCATGATGTATATCTCACCGGGCTGCTGGCAATCAGTCCAACAGTACGGAAGTATGGGCGAATAGCTGCTATTATTTCCATGCAAGCCAGTTTAGTAAGTGAATATAAAAGCAAGCTGGGGTTATTCCGGCGAAGCCGGACTTTCTCCATTAATGAGCTTGACTATATGAGTAGTGTTTATAGTCGCTTAGCTTCCGAAACGTTGAATGATGCTGAAAACCTGACCCATATCCTTACAGCAGGTGAATTACGCATGTCGGATGCGGACAGGATTAAAAGTATAGACCGAATCTACAGCAGCGGTTTTGACCGGCTGCAATTTCTCAGATCATTCAACAATCAAGGTATCGTATTATCTCTTCAACGTACCAAGGAGGTAAATGACAACCAAAATCTCAAACGACTTTATGGTATAAACCAATAATTCAAGCTTATGAAAAACAAATGGATAATCTCTGCTGTAATGGCAGTGACAGGGATACTTTTTCCCTTATTTTCCCGAGCGGAAGGCCTATCTGAGAACATCGAGGGATTACAGGGCACATTAAACGGGGTTTATAATGACATGCTACCCATGTGCGGACAGTTGATAGGAATTGGACAGGGCATAGCAGGTTTTGGGGCCCTATGGTATATCGCCGCCCGGGTGTACAGGCAAATCGCGAGTGCGGAGGCAATAGATTTTTATCCGCTCATGAGGCCTTTTGGCTTAGGCCTGGCTATCTTATTATTCCCTACTGTGATCTCTGTAATTAATGGCATCATGCAGCCGACAGTTAACGCGACAGCAGGAATGGTCAAAAACTCAGATGCGGCAATAGCCCAACTTTTAAAAGCAAAGGAAGCTGCGATTGAGAAGACTGACACATGGCAAATGTATGAGGGTGCCGGTGGCGATGGTGATCGTCAAAAATGGTATAAGTATACACATCCTAACGATCCAACGGGTGAAAGCGAGGGTATTCTGGAAAGTGTTGGCAATGAAGTGAAATTTGCAATGGCAAAAGCATCCTATACCTTCAGAAATACTGTGAAGCAATGGATGTCCGAAATCCTTCAAGTATGTTATGAAGCAGCGGCTTTATGTATAAATACTATTAGGACCTTTTACCTGATTGTATTAGCGATTCTTGGGCCTTTAGTCTTTGGTCTCTCAGTTTTTGACGGTTTTCAACATACACTTACCTCCTGGTTGGCAAAATATCTGAATGTGTTTTTATGGCTGCCAGTAGCTAACATCTTTGGTGCAATTATCGGCAAGGTCCAGGAAAATATGCTAAAACTTGATATTTCTCAAGTTCAAAATGCCGGAGATACATTCTTTAGTTCAACGGATACGGCTTACCTGATTTTCCTGATCATTGGAATAATCGGCTATTTCACCGTTCCCAGTGTCGCGAATTATATTGTTAATGCCGGGGGCGGCCATGGACTTCTTCAAAAGGTAAATACAATGGTGATCAATACCGGGAATTCTACAATGTCTGCAGGATCTTCCACCGGTGGCAGAATACAGCAGGGTGCCGCCAATCTGGTTAACGCTCCACGTGATTTCATGAGCGGGTATAATGGTGCCGGTAACATTGGTAATGCAGCAAGCTATGAGGAGAAAAAACTTAACAGAAATTAATCATCATTATAATCAAAACATTATGTTTAGTCATCTTAAAAATATCGATACTGCCTTTAAGCATATTCGTCAGTTCAGCTTATTTCTGATCATCGGAAACGTGATAACCATGTGCTTTTGTATCTATAAAAGCACCCAAGCGGTTAACCTCGCGCAAAGCCGCATTCACATTTTATATAACGGCAAACTGTTAGAAGCGTCTGCTACCGACCGTAAGTCCAATTTACCGGTTGAGCTAAGGGATCATATTAAATCATTCCATGAGTACTTTTTCAATTTAAGCCCGGATGATAAGGCAATCCAGGCTAATGTTGGAAAGGCGTTGTATCTGGCGGATGAATCGGCAAAACGTCAATATGATAATTTACGAGAGTCCGGTTATTTCAACAACCTGATATCTGCGAATATTTCTCAGGAGATCAAAATAGACAGTACGCGGCTTCAAGGTAATCAATGGCCCTATTTATTTACCTGCTACGCAACGGAAAAACTGGTGCGTTCCAGCGGAACAGTATACCGCAAACTCGTTACCCAGGGTGAGGTCAGGGACATCCAAATCCAGACGGATAATAATCCTCATGGTTTCCTGATTCAGCATTGGGAAATATTAGCCAATAGAGATTCCACTATTCAAAATTAATGCAATGGTCTTTAACAAAAATAAGAAGCAAATCGAAAACCCAGCTACCGACCGTGTTGCTAAGCAA
This window contains:
- a CDS encoding conjugal transfer protein TraI, giving the protein MKNFKLMLILSLAVFLKPVKVNAQFVAAEVIKLTVKKVIKAIDLKVQRIQNQTIWLQNAQKVLENELSKFRLTEISGWTSEQQMLFGTYYDELWKVKSTITYYQRIKQLTLEQMAVIKEYQQAWALLKQDRHFNSGEISHMASVYNGILVASAKNLDEVLNVLSANTTQMTDEQRLEEINRAGDRLEENYNDMRRFNTENEILSLRRSKDLADTKTTKRLYGIN
- a CDS encoding TerB family tellurite resistance protein, encoding MEATHYKILIGVLMCVSVFQPIPSRAQSQELQQLLLDIEKLTQMKSILADMKTGYQIYQQGYGTISSLSKANFELHDVYLTGLLAISPTVRKYGRIAAIISMQASLVSEYKSKLGLFRRSRTFSINELDYMSSVYSRLASETLNDAENLTHILTAGELRMSDADRIKSIDRIYSSGFDRLQFLRSFNNQGIVLSLQRTKEVNDNQNLKRLYGINQ
- the traJ gene encoding conjugative transposon protein TraJ, whose amino-acid sequence is MKNKWIISAVMAVTGILFPLFSRAEGLSENIEGLQGTLNGVYNDMLPMCGQLIGIGQGIAGFGALWYIAARVYRQIASAEAIDFYPLMRPFGLGLAILLFPTVISVINGIMQPTVNATAGMVKNSDAAIAQLLKAKEAAIEKTDTWQMYEGAGGDGDRQKWYKYTHPNDPTGESEGILESVGNEVKFAMAKASYTFRNTVKQWMSEILQVCYEAAALCINTIRTFYLIVLAILGPLVFGLSVFDGFQHTLTSWLAKYLNVFLWLPVANIFGAIIGKVQENMLKLDISQVQNAGDTFFSSTDTAYLIFLIIGIIGYFTVPSVANYIVNAGGGHGLLQKVNTMVINTGNSTMSAGSSTGGRIQQGAANLVNAPRDFMSGYNGAGNIGNAASYEEKKLNRN
- the traK gene encoding conjugative transposon protein TraK, whose protein sequence is MFSHLKNIDTAFKHIRQFSLFLIIGNVITMCFCIYKSTQAVNLAQSRIHILYNGKLLEASATDRKSNLPVELRDHIKSFHEYFFNLSPDDKAIQANVGKALYLADESAKRQYDNLRESGYFNNLISANISQEIKIDSTRLQGNQWPYLFTCYATEKLVRSSGTVYRKLVTQGEVRDIQIQTDNNPHGFLIQHWEILANRDSTIQN